Within the Ensifer canadensis genome, the region CGAAAACCTCCGCCGGATCTCGGCCGGTGAGCTCCGAAACCTTCCATCCCGTCAGGCGCGCAAAACGCTCGTTGGTGTCGATGATGCGGCCTTCATGCACGATGGCCATGCCTTCCAGCGATGCATTGGCAAGCCCGCGCAGGTCGGTCAGATGCCGATCGACGAACAGCGCGCCGAAGGCCAGGATGATCAGCATGGTCGAGGCAGCAATGACCCCGCCGGCAAGCCAGGCCGGATGGATGGTATCGGCTGCCGGAATATCCGGCGCCGGTACCAGCGTGATGCCACTCATCGAGGTGAAGTGCAGGACGCAGATGGCAACGACGAGCAGCAGCGTCGAGACGACAAGCCTGCGGGCGTTGCGCAGCACATGAAACGCATGCAGCGCTGCCATCGCCAGCAGGGTGCCGGCGACGATGCCGAAAACCGTGAACCTTGCATCGTAGACAATGTGTCCCGGCATCTCGAGCGCCTGCATGCCGGTAAAGTGCATGGCGGCAATGCCGCCGCCCAGGATGACACCGCTAGATGCAAGGGCGTAGTGCGAGCGAGCGCCAAGCCCGACCGTGAAAGCAACCCAGGCGGCCGCGATCGCGAGAACGATCGAAAGCGTCGTCCCCCAGGCGCCATAGGAAACCGTCATCCCGCCATCATAGGCGAGCATGGCAATGAAATGAGTGGACCAGACGCCGATGCCGCAGGCAAAACCACTGACGGCGGTCCAAAGACCGCGCTGACTGCCTTCGCTTCGCTGGGCACGCAGCAGCAACAGCATGGTTGCGACGCAACCGGCCAGGCAAACCACGGCCGCCACCAGCACCAGACGCCAATCGTGATCATCGCGTATGCATGCAATCACTGAAAACATCATCGTCTCCCGCGTCAATGTCACATTGACAAGGAGTTGCTAAATAACTGTAAATTGTATTAGCTGGTTTGTTCGCCCTTGATACAACCCCAAAAATGGTTGCCTCGCCCGTCTCGCCAAAGCGGCTGTTCCTTAGTGCGATCCGGCCGTAGCAATCTCGCTGTCGATCTTGCCCAGAGCACGCTCGAGATGGCCGTCGAACACGAGCCGCTGTTCGTCGAGCACGACCGATATCTCGGGCGCGCCCTGAAGCCTGAGCTGGAGTGACTGGGATACGCCCTCCTCCAACCCGCCGCGCAAGAGATCGAAGTAGCGCGTGCCGGGGCCGGTAACGTAGATCGGCATACGCTCGTAAAGACTGAGCATGCGCGAGACGCCGTTGCCGAGCGCGATGCCAGCTTGGCGAAAGGCATAGCCGGCCATGCGATGCCCCTGGCGCGCACTCGCTGCGATCTTGTCCATTTCGGCAATTGGCACGAATTTCGCCGGGATCGTGTCGGCCGGCACTTCGAAGGCGGCCCGCAGAATGCCGTAGAAACCGGCAGCCGCTTCGATGCAGCCATAGGCGCCGCAACGGCACAGTCCGGCCGATGGCGCATGCAGCATGTGGCCGAAATTCGGCGCCGTCACGTCGATCTCGCCGAACCTGCCCTTGCGGGCAACGCCGAGGCCGATGCTGTGGCCGAGCGAGATGGCGGCAAGCGATCGAAATCCGCCGTCCGGCGCGCGCTCCGCTTCGGCCGCCAGCGCCTGTGCCACCAGCAGGGTCTCATTGTTGAGCATCACCCTCGCTCGCCATTCCGGCGCAAGCAACGCGGCAAAGTCGAGCTGCTCGCTGCCGAACACCGGAGACCAGAGCAGCCGTGCCGCGTCCGTATCGGCGTCGACCAGCCCCTTGCTGCTGATGGAGATGGCCAGCACGCGGTCGCGCGTCAGGCGCGAGCGCTGCAGCAGGCGCTCCAGCGCCTCGACGAAGGTGCGCGCAAACGCGTCCGTGCCGCGCTGGTCGTGATTGCGGCCCTCCTCGAAGCGGTCGAGCAGCGTGCCGCCATAGTCGGTCAGCGAATACTGCACCACATCCGAAGAGATACGCACGACGACGATGTAACCGCAGTCGCGACGTGGCGTGAACAGGACGCGCGGGCGCCCTCGTCCGCCCTGCACATGCTGTTCCGCCTTGGCGATCACTCCGGCGCGCTCGAGCTCGGCCGTGATCGCCGACACCGTCGCCGAGGCGAGCCCGGTTGCGGCGGAAATTTCGGTATGCGAGAGATTGCGGGCGCGCCGGAGCGCGGCAAGGACCAGCGCACTGTTCTGCTGACGCACGAGCTCAGTGCTGGACTTGGTCAGCATCATACGTCCTTGCCGGTGGCGGGTCCTTCGAACACATGCCCTCCCAAAGCATCTGTTGCACGGCGAGGCAAGGCACTGATCGCCTTGTCGACACCTCGTCAATCTCTGCCATTGATTTTCTCGACTGTCGAGAAATAATCCACAGACCCTTTCCGGCAGCGATGAGTGGCAATGAACTTGCTCGGCGCTGAGCGAGAAGGCTGTCATCAGAGCTGAAACGCACGGCCATTGATCAAGACCGAGCGGGGTCGCCGGCAAATCACGCGGCACCCGACCCGAGCTTGGCGGCCGGAACTGTTGAAATGACACAACAATCCCCTTCCCGCCTGCGTCCGTTTCACCCGGACCCTCACCGCACCCCCGGTGACGAGCCCAGGAAACCGGCGCATCGGCAGTCCATACGCAACCGGGTCGGCCGTGTTGACAGGCCGTGGATTCTCTGACATTCATTTTCTCGACTGTCGAGAAAATAAAACCGGACGATGTTTACGGTGGCATTTCGACAGCGTTGCAAGGCTGGTCGAGGATGGTGCGGGAGGTTCGCACGCTCAGCCGGCCGCCACTCGGGAGGATGAAATGAAATCCGTTTTGAAGCTGATGGCAGGGGCTGCCATCATCGCGTCGATGCATTCCGCAGCCATCGCCAAGGATCTGGTGGTCGGCGTTTCCTGGTCGAACTTCCAGGAAGAGCGTTGGAAAACCGACGAAGCCGCCATCAAGGCAGCACTTGAGGCATCCGGCGACAAGTACATTTCCGCTGACGCCCAGTCTTCCGCTGCCAAGCAGCTGACCGACGTCGAGTCGCTGATCGCCCAGGGTGCCAACGCTCTGATCGTGCTTGCACAGGATAGCGACGCCATCGGCCCGGCCATCGAAAAGGCTGCCGCCGAAGGCATTCCGGTTGTCGGCTACGACCGCCTGATCGAAAATCCGGCCGCCTTCTACATCACCTTCGACAACAAGGAAGTGGGCCGCATGCAGGCTCGCGAAGTGTTCAAGGTCAAGCCGGAAGGCAACTATGTCTTCATCAAGGGCTCGTCTGCCGACCCGAACGCCGACTTCCTGTTCTCCGGACAGATGGAAGTGCTGAAGGAAGCTGTCGACGCCGGCAAGATCAAGAGCGTCGGTGAAGCCTACACCGACGGATGGAAGCCGGAAAATGCCCAAAAGAACATGGAGCAGTTCCTGACCGCAAACGACAACAAGGTCGACGCGGTCGTCGCTTCCAACGACGGCACCGCTGGCGGTGCGATTGCAGCCCTCGATGCCCAGGGCCTCGCCGGCTCCGTTCCGGTCTCCGGCCAGGACGCCGACAAGGCAGCCCTCAACCGCGTCGCCCTCGGCACCCAGACCGTTTCGGTCTGGAAGGACTCGCGTGAACTCGGCAAGCGCGCAGCCGAAATCGCCGCCGAACTGGCGAGCGGCAAGAAGATGGAAGAAATCGCCGGCGTGACGGCCTTCAATGGCGGCCCCAAGGGCGTCGCCATGCAGTCGGTCTTCCTCGCACCGCTTCCGATCACCAAGGAGAACCTCAACGTCGTCATCGACGCCGGCTGGATCTCCAAGGACGAAGCTTGCCAGGGCGTCAAGGGCGACGTCGCTGCGTGCAAATAAGCCGCCCGGACAGAGTTGAGCTCTAACCTTCGACAAGCGCCGCAACGCAACCCGTTGCGGCGCTTGCGCAAGGTGTGACCGGGGCGGACAATGCCCGCTGCATGATCCCTTAAATCGGAAGCGATCTGAGGAGAGGATCATGAAGCATGCTTGAAGTTTTACAGCGTCCTTAGCGCGTCATATTTCACACGCGGCGCTGTAAGACCTTCAGGCACGCGTTGGCACGAACGAGAGAAGCGCTCGACAACTGTCTTCATCATCAGACTTGTCGCGTCCCATTCCGGTCTTTGGCGCCGGCGGATGCGGTGACATCAACAGAAAGTGGGGGGAAGGCACGTCCATGGCCGACATCACACAAGGCAATCAGACACAGAGCCAGGCCAACCGTGCCCGCAACGCGGACGAGAACCCGGTGAAGCGCTTCTTCCGCGCCACCGAGATCGATACCCGCTTGCTCGGCATGGTCGGCGCGCTGGCCATCATCTGGCTCGGCTTCGAGATCATGACCGGCGGCCTGTTTCTGACGCCGAGAAACCTTTGGAACCTGACGGTTCAAACCTCGTCCGTCGCCGTGATGGCGACCGGCATGGTACTGATCATCGTCACCCGCAACATCGATCTGTCGGTCGGCTCCGTGCTTGGCTTCTGCGGCATGATCATGGCGGTCATGCAGGTCAAGGTCCTGCCGCAATATCTCGGGCTCGAGCATCCCGCCATCTGGATCATCACGCTTGCCTGCGGCATCGCCGTCGGCGCCGCGATCGGCGCGCTCCAGGGCTCGATCATCGCCTTCCTCAACGTGCCGGCCTTCATCGTCACGCTCGGCGGCCTGCTCGTCTGGCGCGGTGCCACCTGGTTCGTCACCAGCGGCCAGACTGTTGCACCGATGAATTCCACCTTCCGCCTGATGGGCGGTGGCACCGAGGGGTCCATCGGGGCGACAGCCAGCTGGATTGTCGGCATCATCGCCTGTATCGCCATCGTCGGGGCCATCCTCAACTCGCGCAAGCAGCGCAAGCGCTTCGGCTTTCCGCTGCGCCCGGTCTGGGCCGAATATTTCCTCGGCATCCTCGGCTGCATCCTGGTGATGGGCGCGGTGGCGATCGCCAACCACTATTACTGGCCGGTCAACATTGCTCGCAAATATGCCGACGCCAACGGCATCGCCTGGCCGGACGGCGGCTTGCTCATCTCGCACGGTATCGCCATCCCCGTGCTGGTCGCCATCGCCGTCGGCATCGTCATGACATTCATCGCCACTCGCCTGCGCTTCGGCCGCTATGTCTTTGCGCTCGGGGGCAATCCTGAGGCAGCCGAACTGGCGGGGATCAAGACCCGCTGGGTCACCGTCAAGATCTTCATGCTGATGGGCGTGCTCTGCGCCATCGCCGCGGCGATCTCGACGGCCCGCCTCAACGCCGCAACTAACGCGCAAGGCGAGCTCGACGAGCTCTACACGATCGCAGCCGCGGTCATCGGCGGCACGTCGCTTGCCGGCGGCGTCGGCACGATCGCCGGCGCGATGATCGGCGCACTCGTCATGCAATCGCTGCAGTCGGGCATGGTGCTCTTGGGGATCGACTCGCCGTTCCAGCGCATCGTCGTCGGCGTGGTTCTTGTCGTCGCCGTCTGGCTCGACACGATCTACCGCGCCCGTGCCAAGTAAGAAGGAGTCCGACCAATGAAAGACCAACGCACTCCGCTCGTGGAAATGAAGAACATTTCCATCTCCTTCGGCGGCATCCATGCGGTCGACAACGCTTCCGTCGACCTCTACCCCGGCGAGGTCGTGGCGCTTCTCGGCCACAACGGCGCCGGCAAGTCGACGCTGATCAAGATCCTGTCGGGCGCCTACAAGCGCGACGGCGGCGAGATCCTGATCAATGGCGAAGCCGCCGACATCAGCAACCCGCGCGACGCCAAGAAATACGGCATTGAGACGATCTATCAGACGCTTGCCGTCGCCGATAACGTCGATGCGGCCGCCAACCTCTATCTCGGCCGCGAGCTGCGCACCCCCTGGGGCACGCTCGACGACGTGGCGATGGAGGCCAAGGCCCGCGAAGTCATGGGGCGTCTCAACCCCAACTTCCAGCGCTTCAAGGAACCGGTGAAGGCGCTTTCGGGCGGCCAGCGGCAGTCGGTGGCGATCGCCCGCGCGATCCTGTTCGACGCCCGCATCCTGATCATGGACGAACCGACGGCAGCCCTCGGGCCCCAGGAAACCGCCCAGGTCGGCGAGCTGATCAAGCAGCTGAAGCGCGAAGGCATCGGCATCTTCCTGATCAGCCACGACATCCACGACGTCTTCGACCTCGCCGACCGCGTCTCGGTGATGAAGAACGGCCAGGTCGTCGGCCAGGCCCGCACAGAGGATGTGACCAAGGACGAGGTGCTCGGCATGATCATCATGGGCAAGGTCCCGCCCAAGGCGATCCCCGGCCCCGGCGCCATGCAGACCGCCTAACCAACGACGCCACATGGCCCGGCAATCGCCGGGCCATGTGTTTCATCGGTTTAAGCGGAACCGAGTAGCAAGCTTCAAGGGCTTCAGCTCGCTTTACGAGTCATGTTCGACTCCGGTGCAGACCACCTCGACATCCCCACTGATCCATTCTGCATGCCCGACCTTTCCCCTCACCCGCACCGCCATGCCTGACACAAAGGGCACAGCTTGTCCCGCCCCGCCCGGCAGCCACATCAGGCCCATTCCAAAGCTCGACCATCGGCTGGCTTCCGCATCAATTTGTGAGCCGCTCGCAAATTCCCCTGCGAACTCCGTCATTTCACCATTGAAGCGACGCGCAAGCTAAGCTATGAACCGCTCACAGTCCGCTTCGGCGGCCTTGCTGCAAACGGATGCACCCGTAGCTCAGCTGGATAGAGTGTTGGATTCCGATTCCAAAGGTCACAGGTTCGAATCCTGTCGGGTGCGCCAAAAAAATCAAGAACTTACCCGATATACAAAGTCCTTCTGAAATGCCGCAGGAAGCATATAGGAAGCAGAACAAAATGTTGGACAAGGCTGGAAGCGCCGAAAGACCTTGGCGAGACCAATGGCTGAGACATCGATAATTGCCTTCGTCAAGGCCCTCGCCCGCTACAAGGCCAGGCGAGACGATGCCGCCGGGATAGTCGAGGAATCGATTGAGCGCTACGCCAACGATCGTTCAAAGGAGAACAAGGAAGCGGTTGTCGCCTCAATGGGGCAGGCTCTGGAGAACCTGTTCCAAGACAAGTGGCTTTGATCGCTTGACTCTCAATAGCACTGTGACACTTTGCACGCAGAACGTGCTAAGGATCAAACATGGCCAAGCGTGGCTCGTATCTCGGTGGGAGCACTATCATCAAAATGCCCCGCCCCAGTAGCAAAGGCAGGAAAGTCACCATCGGTGCGCTAGAGCTTGCGGCTGCAGCATTTGCGGCGAACCCACCCGAGATGTTTCCTGTGAAAGCCAGTGCGAAGCCACGGAAGCGCAAGAAATTGGCTTGATTGTTGGATCATTGGCCCTGAGCACGCTCGGTTTCACCCACTAGGCGGAGCCCATTGGATGGAAGAGCTGAAACGGACCCTTACCCGTGAAGAGCTTCATGACCTTGTCTGGTCAACCCCGATATTGAAGCTTTCCCAGGAATACGGTCTCTCCGACAGAGGCCTCGCCAAGATATGCGTTAGGCATCTCGTGCCCACTCCCCCGCGCGGCTATTGGGCGAAGGTTGAGGCTGGGCTGCCGGCAAAAAAGACACCACTTCGAAGCGTCGAGAACAAAGCCCTTCATACGATCCACATAGGCCCGCCGAACAGGCCCAGCGAGATAGTGTTGGCTGCGTTAGGGGCGGCAAAGGCGGAACGAAAGCGTATCGCCCAGGAGCGCAAGCAGAAGGCCGAAACGGCAGCACCGAATGCAGCGCCTGTCGAACTGCCTGATGTAGACCAGCCCATAGATGTCTTCCACAAATCCATCGCTCCAATTGTGAAGCACTTGCGAAACGCGAAGCCGAATGGCGACGGCGTTATATCAGCAAAGGGCGTGTGCGTTCACGAAAGGACTCGGGAGCGCGCCATGCGCATTCTTCACTATCTCGCGCTCAACACCGAGGCTATGGGCGGAAAGCTGGAAGCCGATCAGCACGGGTTGCACTTCACTACTTCCGAGGGCGCCGTGCACATCAGTTTGACGGAGGAAAGAAAACGCCCGAAGCATAGCCCCACAGAATCCGAGCTCGCCGAATTTCAGCGGCGAAAGGCCAAGCGGGACAAGGAGCGTAATCGACGCATCTGGTCGTTCGAACGGTTGGAGCCCTGGCCTGAGTTCGACATCGTTTACACAGGGAAACTGACCCTCGGCTACGACGGATACGCAAGCGGATTGAGGAAATCGTGGTCTGACGGCAAGTCCCAGACGGTCGAGAGCTGCCTAGAGAACTTTGTCGCAGGGATGCGCACTATCATTGTCGCAAATGCCGAGGAAAGCCGGAAAAGGGCCGAACAGGAGCGAGCGAGGCAAGCGATGTTACGTCGCCGCGACCTAGCTCGTCTACGCGCCGAGCGTGAAGGCAAAAGATTGGCATATCTCGAAGAGATTGCCGTGGCGCGCCGTAAGATAGCGGACATGCGGCTGACAATCGAAACGATTCCCGAGGCCGAGCAGCTTCCACCCGAGTACGAGCGGATGATAGCGTGGGCGAAACAGCGCCTAACCGAGTTGGAGGCAAGGACGACAGTCGAGGCAATCCAAACGACTTTGATAACGAGAGAGCTTTTTCCCGATCCCGACAATCTCTTCGATTCAGATGGCGATCCCCCTACGAAACAAAACTACTGGGACGAATAGACCATGTCCGTTGAGATCCGAACCTATGAGATTCAGCAAGACGGGAGCTTAGAGCCGCACTCGATTCTGCCAATAAGCTACTACCATGGGATCTGCCCTCAAGTCGGCGATACGCTTTGCAACGACCTCATGCCGGAAGCGCCGCCCATATTCTATGAGGTTATGAGGCGTTACTTCTTCAATACGGTTGGTGCATTCGGGTGGGCACTGGTTATCTGCCGGCGAGAGGCCAGCGACGATCGGTCTCGGGTCTACGAAGCATGGATCGATGACACCGATTTCTGGAACGGGGTTGACGAAAGGGAGGAAACCGAAAGGAGCTCGGCGTTACGGGGGTAGTCGCTAGCCATGGAGAATGAACGCAAACAAACGGGTAACTATCAGGCAAAGACGCACAAAGGCCACGAAGCGGAATCCCAAGCCACCGACGATTAGTGACTAGCCGAGGTAGTAGCGTGCCGGAAAAGAACAATTGGAAGCTCGGTCAAATCAGATCCGCCGCCAAACTCGCCGTCGAACTCGGCGTTTCTATCGAGCTTAAGGCCGACGGATCTATCGTTGTCGCTCCCTCAGCAGGAGATCCAAAAAAGCCGATGTCAGCGCTTGAGAAATGGAAAGCAGAGCAAGAGGAATTGAAGGCGCAGAATCCGGAGGTTCTCCCTGGCCTAAATCAGCGAGAGACTTCGGCGCTCAAGCAGCTCGTCAATCATGGGGGGAAGCTAGCTGCGAACCGTTTATCGCACTGTGGGCCAGCAACCTTACGCGGATTGAGCGAGCGCGGTGCCATTGAACTTAAACCACTGGAAAAGGGCGGTGACCGGCCGGTGATCGTTCACCTGACAGCGTTAGGCCGCAAAGCTTGGGAGAGCATCCGATGACCGCGAAAGCCCTTATAAAACAGGCTGAGCTTCAGCGCCTGGCAGATGTCGCCAATCGTCACGTCATCACGATCGAGGTGGAGACCGCGCACTATAAGCTTCGAATGATCCCAAACAGTGTGCACACCCCACAACCCGCCGACGACGTGGTTTCTCCGACGCGGAACCCATTAGACATCCCGTTAAGCGAGCATCCACCCGAGCCGATCCAGCCTCCGTTCGACCACCGGGAGAAGCGGGCAATGGATTATCTGATGACGGTTGGCCCGGATAAGGCGATCGATTGGTACACGTTGAAGAACTTCGGTCGACATACTCAAAGGAAGCTTCAAGAGCGCGGCTATATCGACGTGAGCGCTGAGACGGATCGCCAGGGAAATCCGGATCAAGTCTGGCTCACCAAGGCGGGCCAAAAGGCAATGCGGGCGCTCGATGCACACAGAACGAAATACCCTGTGCTTTGAACGCCCCTGCGCGCCAAGGCTGTAGCCTCATTGGGCGAATTCAATTCGCGTTAAAGCGGTAGTAGCATCGACACTGCCAGCAGCAGTCACAGCTGCGTAGCCAGTGGGGAGGTCGACATGCTTCTTACGCATACTATTATCCGCGAGGATGCACTGGAAATCCACGAGATTGAGGGCGAAGGCGATGTCGACTTTGTCCACGACTTCTCCATCTCCGAGGACAATGGTTTCATCGTAGTTCTTATTGAGAAGATACGAGGTGCCGTTTACAGCAACCTGCGTGATCAGGGCGAGAATCTTGCTCGGGATGCCAGAGAGAAGGTGGAGCTTTATTTATACCGTCCGTCTAAGAAGCTGTGGAGCCTCTCCCTACGTATTAAAGCTAAAGGCGACTCCGCTTTTCGCGCTACCGTTGGCTTCTTCAAGAGAACGATCGAAAACGCAAACAAGGACCTCACCTGCAAAGCATGTAAGGCGGTATGCAAACTCCTCGTATCTACAATTCTTGCCTCGATTGGGATCCCTTACCTCGATGGAGCCGAGGCTGCTGACGCCGTCGATCAGGCTGTAAGTTTGAAAGAATACAGAACAGGCATTGAGGCCTTGGCAGACAATCCAGTCGCGCCAGACCACCGGGCTAGTTCTATCGGCGAGCTTATGGCCCGAATTGATCCTTCACTGCTAAAAGGCATCCGGTTCGCGCTAGATGCGATGAATTGGTATCTTGACGCAACGGACAAAATCTACACATTCGCATGCGCCCAGGTGGGCTGCTGCCAGCCGCCGAAATCTTAGAGAACATCTCCAAACCAGAGCAAAGACAAATTGACGACCAGCCTTGCCAACTCGAAGCAGGACGCGTCCATCATATACCGCGTGTCGATTTTTTAGGGGTAGACAAATGTCCCTCACCACCGCGTTCGTCTCCGAACTCATCTGGGCCGCCAACCAGTCGCAGCATCTCACGACATTCGAAAAACGGCGCCTGCTAGAGCGCGCCGTCGCGACCATACGCGACATGCGCGAGCAAGCCGGCATACCGAGCAGCAACACGGAAGCTGATGCCGTGATCGAGCTTCAGACGATAGCTGGAGCGATTGACAATCGGACCGAGGAGCAGATTGCGGCAGCGCTGCTCGATGCGGCCGACATGATCCGGACGTTGCGCATCCTCTTGGACACCGGGACCGAGGTGGTGATCAAGAATTGACGACTGCAGGAAACAAAAGAATGACCCCATCGTATCTGCCAGCTGTGACGCCGCCCAACAGCCCCGACTTACATGATGACAGAATAGAAGAATGCCAAACAGCTATTGCCGATGCCTTCCGGGCGTTCATTTCGCATTGTGAGGCTGCCGGTTGGTCTGACGATGATGTCGCCATCGCGTTAACCGAGATGGCCGATGAGCACTTTCGGTCAATTGGCTTCCAACGATTGAAGGCGTCCTCCTAAAGGAACCCGTCATGGCAGAGATTCTAGAATTCCCGCTCACCCGCGATCAGCGCGAAGCCAAGGAGCGGCTGCGCGAAGCGATGCGCGAGTTTAATGCGGCGGTGAAATTCGCGGCGAAAACGGGGTTGGAGGTAAAGACCTACCAGCTCACGTGCTACGCCACATACAGCGCCGAGCCGCTCACTCTGGTTGATTTCTCTGCCAATATCCCAGGTCGAATGCCAACAGGTAACGTCGAAGGCTTTTGAACTGCCGTCAGCCGCCGCCTATCGCTTCATTTCTTCTTCGAAGTCACGAATCACCTGCTCCGCCGAGGATCGCGGCGAGGAATCGAATCTGTGGTCACAAAGTGTCTGGCCGGCCTACCCCGAAATCTAGCTTGGTGAATCCTACAATAGCCAACGGAGACCGTTACGGCGTAGCCTCTGCCCAAGAGGAGACACTCATGGAAACATCCACTTCGATCACCGAACTTGCCGACGACGAGCTTCGTGAGGTTTGCCTGGTGGCCGTTTTCCTGCTTGCTCAAGCAAATTGGGTCAACGGGGTCGACGACGACATGTGGCGCGACGTGCTCGACGAGGCCTATCGGCGGGGCTGGACTGACAGGCGCGTTAAAATCGAAGGCGAATCATTAAATTAGCGGGGCCTTGCAGAACGCGGATTGCGCCCCAACATCTTCTGCAGGAGGAAACGCCATGCCGAAAATCCCCGCGCCCAAGCATCCGAAATGCCATCCCGACCGTAGTCTCCATTGCCAGGAAGCCATTGAGGCCGAATTCCAACATCTGGCCGCAAAAGCTGAGGCGGCCGGCTGGTCACGGGAAGACGTCGCTGAGGCTTTGATTGAACTGGCGGAGAACCACTATCTGGCAATGAATGCAGAAACGGAAATGTTCGAGCTTGGCGCCGGCGTCGTGGTGCTTGTACCGAAACCGCATTAACCCCTCCCCACGGCAAGTTCGAAAACCATCTTCTCCAGGTATTAACGCATGTCGCCGATTATTCCATGCGGCCATGGAGCCTTAAAACCGGGGTTGTGACTTGATCGACGTTCTTCTTGAGCTGTTTGGCTACACCACCGCAAGACTGGTACTTCCGATCATCACTCTCGGAAAGGTGCGCGTTCAACCAATAGCCTCGGCCGATAGAGGTTTCAGCTGGCTCGGGTTCAAACGGGTCGCCGATGGCTCGCTGATGTGCCGCGCTGACATGGCGGGATTGATCGGTGTGCTGCTCTGGTTGCTTACTGCCGTTCTTTTCTTCGTGTCCCCATAACGCTCCCGCAGCAGGACGCTTACTCCCCAAATCTCGGTGTTGACTCTCTGCCTCAATGAGAACATTTGTAGAACAAATATACTCAGAAGGCATTGAGCATGAGCGACGAAACCGGCGCAGCGAAAGCCGCAAGCAGCGGCCCGTATGTCCACCTATGCGAACACCCCGACTGCAAGAAGTGGGGCGGCTTCGGCTTTGCTGTCGGAAGGGCCACGCCGAACTGGTTCTGCTACGAGCACCGACCGGAATGGAAGAAGGGCAATGCCTAAGAGCGGCGCCTGGTGGCTGTCGGAGCTTGTCGCCAAGGTTCGCGTCGAATGTTCATGCGGCATGAAGAAGCAATATGACGCTAAGGCGCTGCTAGAACGTGTCGGCGACATGCCTATGCCGTCCCTCCTAGGGAAACTGGCTCAAGCCAACGGCTGCTCGAAAACCAAGAACAACTTCAACGATCGCTGCCAACTGAAATATAGCGACCCTATGCCTTCGGAGGCCCCGCCCTCCCGATTGTACCGGCTGGCAATGCGGAGCCAGCCGGACGACCGGAAGAAATCACCTTCGCCAATCTGCCGGACTGGTATGAGCTTTTCTGCCATTGCAAACGCTGCGGCCGGGAACGTCACCTTGATCGGCACGGCCTGGCGCGCCGGTTCGGCACGACGCAGTCTATCGTGGCCCTTGGTCGACGCATGCGCTGCAAAGTGTGCAGCAACAACAACGGTAACGTGATCCGGGTGGGGAAACAGAGACGATGATTGTCGACCGCAGCGATGGCGCGCAGCCCCTTAAACGAGGCTTAGCGCAGCTTTCCGTATGGCGATACCGACGAGCAGGACGCCGTAATCGACGAGATTGACCGCATAGGGACGAGGAATGGGCGACGAAGGCTATTCATCGCGGTGTAGAAAGGACATCCAGAGCCCTTCGAGGATTATCAGGGCGTGATACAGCGCGATAAGACCAAGTACCGCACTTACGGCCATAGCTCCTAAGCCGCTGATTACAACGCAGTGCTCGCTTGAGCAGGGATCATTGTTTAGAAGGTACAACCACGCTGCCGGCACAAACATTAGAACAACCAGTATGATCGCCAATCTGGATCTGGTCGGCAAGAATTACCCCCTGACGTGTATTTGAAGCCACGACGCTACCATCCTTGCTTGACCCCGCGCCGGTCGCCTTTCGGGG harbors:
- the xylF gene encoding D-xylose ABC transporter substrate-binding protein, which gives rise to MKSVLKLMAGAAIIASMHSAAIAKDLVVGVSWSNFQEERWKTDEAAIKAALEASGDKYISADAQSSAAKQLTDVESLIAQGANALIVLAQDSDAIGPAIEKAAAEGIPVVGYDRLIENPAAFYITFDNKEVGRMQAREVFKVKPEGNYVFIKGSSADPNADFLFSGQMEVLKEAVDAGKIKSVGEAYTDGWKPENAQKNMEQFLTANDNKVDAVVASNDGTAGGAIAALDAQGLAGSVPVSGQDADKAALNRVALGTQTVSVWKDSRELGKRAAEIAAELASGKKMEEIAGVTAFNGGPKGVAMQSVFLAPLPITKENLNVVIDAGWISKDEACQGVKGDVAACK
- a CDS encoding sugar ABC transporter permease; the encoded protein is MADITQGNQTQSQANRARNADENPVKRFFRATEIDTRLLGMVGALAIIWLGFEIMTGGLFLTPRNLWNLTVQTSSVAVMATGMVLIIVTRNIDLSVGSVLGFCGMIMAVMQVKVLPQYLGLEHPAIWIITLACGIAVGAAIGALQGSIIAFLNVPAFIVTLGGLLVWRGATWFVTSGQTVAPMNSTFRLMGGGTEGSIGATASWIVGIIACIAIVGAILNSRKQRKRFGFPLRPVWAEYFLGILGCILVMGAVAIANHYYWPVNIARKYADANGIAWPDGGLLISHGIAIPVLVAIAVGIVMTFIATRLRFGRYVFALGGNPEAAELAGIKTRWVTVKIFMLMGVLCAIAAAISTARLNAATNAQGELDELYTIAAAVIGGTSLAGGVGTIAGAMIGALVMQSLQSGMVLLGIDSPFQRIVVGVVLVVAVWLDTIYRARAK
- a CDS encoding ROK family transcriptional regulator, translated to MLTKSSTELVRQQNSALVLAALRRARNLSHTEISAATGLASATVSAITAELERAGVIAKAEQHVQGGRGRPRVLFTPRRDCGYIVVVRISSDVVQYSLTDYGGTLLDRFEEGRNHDQRGTDAFARTFVEALERLLQRSRLTRDRVLAISISSKGLVDADTDAARLLWSPVFGSEQLDFAALLAPEWRARVMLNNETLLVAQALAAEAERAPDGGFRSLAAISLGHSIGLGVARKGRFGEIDVTAPNFGHMLHAPSAGLCRCGAYGCIEAAAGFYGILRAAFEVPADTIPAKFVPIAEMDKIAASARQGHRMAGYAFRQAGIALGNGVSRMLSLYERMPIYVTGPGTRYFDLLRGGLEEGVSQSLQLRLQGAPEISVVLDEQRLVFDGHLERALGKIDSEIATAGSH
- a CDS encoding ATP-binding cassette domain-containing protein, whose product is MKDQRTPLVEMKNISISFGGIHAVDNASVDLYPGEVVALLGHNGAGKSTLIKILSGAYKRDGGEILINGEAADISNPRDAKKYGIETIYQTLAVADNVDAAANLYLGRELRTPWGTLDDVAMEAKAREVMGRLNPNFQRFKEPVKALSGGQRQSVAIARAILFDARILIMDEPTAALGPQETAQVGELIKQLKREGIGIFLISHDIHDVFDLADRVSVMKNGQVVGQARTEDVTKDEVLGMIIMGKVPPKAIPGPGAMQTA